From a region of the Argiope bruennichi chromosome 8, qqArgBrue1.1, whole genome shotgun sequence genome:
- the LOC129981791 gene encoding peroxisomal membrane protein PEX16-like — translation MAENYKQYIEKYRCFVTNNPLLASEIEVALKWASYIVAGRFSQSPVVSELIHSASKLMTLLNDSILRNAAGIPVHVNAVVEKLNAYLTIIEYTEVFAEVATHRIHGPRAKWLTVISIHILKFAIHLLLLFKYKQGLHHSPPIPPLNRPKDIPELCKLSTNAGPVTENSPNVEVTFTLKTTGRVMRTLNAAPPLVSRSWQLPKVDEDNCRSVHSSPAKLSGKYLTAEMLHTARPLVHLASMRAFGEFSWKPYLIALGMDLTSLHLLRQKSDFNKKEKQEINRRALSLLLYLLRSPFYDQYSKTRIINMLQGISNRLIGSGLLLRPLIEYIPEWQQQYFYAWSS, via the exons ATGGCTGAAAACTATAAACAATATATTGAAAAGTATCGATGTTTCGTTACTAACAATCCTTTATTGGCTAGTGAAATTGAGGTTGCATTGAAATGGGCTTCCTACATAGTTGCAg gACGATTTTCTCAATCTCCGGTTGTGTCGGAGTTAATTCACTCCGCATCGAAATTGATGACATTATTAAATGATTCGATTCTACGAAATGCCGCAGGGATACCTGTTCATGTA aatGCTGTTGTTGAAAAGCTTAATGCCTATCTTACTATTATTGAATATACAGAAGTGTTTGCTGAAGTTGCAACACATAGAATTCATGGACCTCGTGCAAAGTGGTTAACAgtaatttcaatacatattttaaa ATTTGCTATACACCTTCTCCTCCTATTCAAATATAAGCAAGGCCTTCACCATTCACCCCCTATCCCACCACTCAACAGACCAAAAGACATACCTGAGCTTTGTAAGCTGAGTACAAATGCTGGACCGGTCACTGAAAATTCTCCCAATGTTGAAGTGACCTTTACATTGAAGACAACTGGAAGAGTAATGAGGACTTTAAATGCTG CTCCTCCATTGGTATCTCGATCCTGGCAGTTGCCCAAAGTTGATGAAGATAATTGTAGATCTGTACATAGTTCCCCTGCTAAACTCTCTGGAAAATACTTAACTGCAGAAATGCTTCACACTGCACGGCCATTGGTTCATT TGGCATCCATGAGAGCATTTGGAGAGTTTTCTTGGAAACCTTATTTGATTGCCTTGGGAATGGATTTAACAAG tttgcaTTTATTGAGACAAAAatctgatttcaataaaaaagaaaaacaggagaTTAACCGACGTGCCTTATCTCTACTTCTGTATTTACTCCGATCTCCATTTTATGACCAGTATTCTAA GACACGGATAATAAATATGCTCCAAGGCATATCTAATCGTCTTATTGGAAGTGGTCTTCTTTTgc